GGTCTCCCTTTCAACAATCTCTATCTTGTTATCTTCTAAAACTATGGTGTTACAAACCAACCTTTTCTGGTTGTCAGACTGATAGCCCCCAACAAGGACAAATTCTGTATCACCGATCTGAGTCACAACAGCACTTGACACAGATATCCCACCTGGCAATATAGTGCAAGTCACAGCTGGGCTGCCCAGTGGGAGATCAACTTTTAGCTTGTATAAGCTGGGGGCCCTGATATTATTTTGAAGTGAATGACCACCCAAAATGTAGATCGTATCATTTTTGGCAACAGAAACATGGAAAGAAAGTCCATCTTGAAGCTCTGGAAGTATGTATGACGTACAGCATCCAAACTCGAAATCAACCAGAAACACAGATGGCAAACAGTCAACTACGCTATTCCATTTTTCAGTGGTTCTTTGTCCAAGAGGAACATATGATCTTCCTCCAAAAATAACACTCATGCTTTTTCCCCGGCTATGAACTACATTAATTGTATGTCCATATCTTGCTTCAGGAACATCACCGGCCAGATCTTTCTCAATGCATTGAAATGTGGTTCTCTTGCTATTTTTGCTTACAAGACTCATAATGTAAATCTTATCAGAAAGATCATTGTTAGGTGTTTTCCCACCGTGAATGATATACTGGTACTTATCGGACTCTGCATTGCCTCTGAGAGTACAAATAGCAGGGTAGCGGAGAGGGGGAAGATAACAGGAATCTTTAGAGAAGATTGCAGGTTTCATTTTGAGCTCATTCTGTTTTATATCAAGGAGGAAAACACCAGTGGGACAGGATCTCTTTGGCCATCCTTTCTgcccaaaaaagaaaacatgcccATCAAAATTCAGCAGAGAAAAGCCTGGCTGAATCAAGGATGAGTTACTGATGGCTGATACCATCTGCAATGACATTACACCTGGTGACTGGGTCATATTATGATCGGTATCTGCAAAAGAAACACatgaaacatgctttaaaaactaTGAGAGAATTTAAATTTACAGAAGACTGACTGCATTTTCCTGAGTAGGTTTTATCAAATTGGCAACTCAGTTCTCCTATCTGTTAAATGGTAATATTGATATTTATTAAGCTTTGTAAGATACTCAGAGACCTAAAAAGAGAGCTTCTTCTACCAAGCAAGAATTGTGCATCAGTTCTGGGGAATTTTGTAAAAATTACAGATTGTTGGAACTTCAAAGCAAAACACTTGGTGCAGGGGATCCTTTACTGCTGACATGTCAGAGGGTATGTGTAGCGtagcaggaaagaaagaatacGCCCAGGAAAGACGAATTTCGCAGAACGGTTGCAGACACGAAATCATGCttgtgaatgcttttttttttcaaacagaggGCGAGATCCTCGCTCGCCACGCAGCGCATGAACGCGGCCTCTGCCAGCTCGCCGGTCAGCGACAGCTCTGCAGCTCTAACGTCCGAACAGGCGCAGGGAATTAGTCACAGGCCTTATTCtccttgttttggggggggggggggggaaggaaaaaaaaagcgcttCCCAGAGCCCTCCGACGAGTTTCTCGGGCAGACAAGGGACGCCAGCGCCCGCAGAACGGTTTGTATCCCGCAgcctgcccgctgccgccgcggcccggccctgcccagcgcggccctGCCCGACGCCCGCGgcaggccgggccgcggcggctccatgGCAACGGCGGCCGCGGTGCCTTGTGGGGGCGGTAGTTCTGGCGGGCGGGCGCGGCAGCCCGCGCGGGGAGCGGAGGTGAGtggcgcccggcggccgcgggcgccgggACGGCGCGGGCAGAGCGGCGGAGGCGTCGCGGTGCCGCGGGGGCTGcgaagcgcggcgcggcgcggcgccgcggagGGGCCCCCGGGCAGCGCGCCGCGGGCAGCCGGCCGGGCAGCGCTTCGGCCGGGCCTCGGCGtgtggcggcggccgccgccccgtCGCTGGGGTCTTCGCCTCCCTTGCGGACAGCGCGGGCGGCTCTGCTCCCGTCCGGATGGGCAGACGGGACCTGCCCAGTGGGCGCGAGTAACGCACGAGCAGACAGATACAAACCGTCGTTGAACGGTTTGCGGGCTTACAAGAAAAAGACGAAGATTTGTTGAGGGCGTTTAGGAATTCTCAGCCCCCGGCGTATTTCTGCCCGTATACTGTGCTGGATCCCCGTAGTGCCTGTGTGCCCCCCTTTCGAGGGTGCACGCCGCTGTACTAATACAGGGATCTGCCGTTAAACGCTTTGAGTCTGGTTTGGGCATTCATCTTACTGTCTTACATCTACTTCAGAAATCTTCACGTATGACTATTACTACAGTCTCCACCATGTCACAAAGTATTTTTCAGATACTGAACAGCACCCAGTTCTGAAGACTAGAGATCAGTGTAGACACAGAGTGGGGAAGGACCCATGATAATGATTAAAAGTGAGACTGATAGACGACACACAAAGCCTACTGGTTAAATAAACACACTTAACTCCTTTCGTCCTTGTCATCCCTTAACGCTCTGTGAACTCTACGTGAGCATGCAGTTCAATAACTAAAAGAGTATTTCCCCTGGATTCTGTGAGAGGAGTCGCTCCTTAGGCATGGGGCTGGATTGCTTTGGCTTTCTGGGTTGTCCCAGGCCAACTGCGCTGTATTGGCCCTCAGCGTGGCTACGCTGGCCTCTACCTCTAATCTTCCATCACCACCACCGATTCCTGTGGGCCAGCACTCACACTTACCTGCCTTGGAGCAGTTTCAGGGAGCTAAGGAGTTAGGAGACTTACCTTATAACAAAGATTTTTCTGTGGCTTTATGTTAAAAGCCATCTCACTGCAAGGTCAGATTAGCACTACTGCCAGTCTCTATGGGAGGGAGGCACATAGAGGCTTCATGCCCTTTGGTGACAGCTATCCACTAGTTCAGTGTAACACGTATATCAAATGTAAATCTCAGTCTACTGCAAATTTGACATAAAACAGCTTGAATTTTCTTCAGTGAGTTTATATATAGGCAGTGCTTGCAAGGACTACTTGCAAGGAACTGCTGCTGGTAGCTCCTTTGGTCTGGTTGCTCAATCACGTGCACAAGCCCTGAGTCGTCAGATACACTTCAAATGTCTATATCCAAATTTTACTCAGCTCGATAGACTTTGTACCAAGTGTTAGAATTAGAGAGGATGATAATTCAGGAATGTTACATGAAAATGGCCCTTGTGAAcaggaggaaagggaaaggaaacctGGAGAAGCCTATGGAGGGAAACAGACAAATGACTTTGTTGTGGTGCAGCACCAGGTAGAGGGCAAAAGACATTACAAGAAATAAAGATGGATAAATAGAGATGGGTGGAATTATATAAACAATTACCAGTTATGGTGACCTGAGTCATGCTTCATCATATTGGATGTTTTTATGAAAGACGGCGCTTCAAGGATCATACAAATAAGTGAGAATCTCAGCATTCCTTTTAACAAGAATACATTTTCTAACTCCTGTATTTGAGAAGTGAACTGTAGAGATCTGAGCTAGAAGCTAAACGAGAGAAGGAAACTAACATTCTAccctatttttttaaaactaaacttATGATTCTATGAGCGCTTTTTTTAGTTAGCAGTTGTCTGTACAGCAAAAAGATATTACAAGGAATTCAGATTTAGATAGTTTTAATGGGAGAGCTATTTACAGGAGGATCAAATGAAGAGAGAAGGTGCTTTCTAAATGTACTAGCTAATATGATTTGAAATGTCTTGTAGTGATTAGTATGGAAACAGATGGACATATTTAAAATTATGATGGGGAGGGGATTATTTTAGAAACTGGATTACCAGTATGTCAGCTCATATATCTGTTTTTTATAAATGTTCACTAGAAATTATGGGATGAATGGGTTTTAGCAACAAAGGGTAGATTCAGGTGCCTAAACATCAAGTGTCATTTCATATGCCTTGTCGTCTAGCTGCTGCTTATGAAGGCTGCAGATCTCCCATAGGACCTGTGTCCTAGGTCCTAAGACTATCTAGGGTTTATAAAATACCTATGGTATATAGGTACCTATGTTTAGGCACCGAGTGACTCCCAAAGTGTGTTTCCTACTTACTGTTCTCTTTGATCCTATGTAGTAATTGTTTCGTCATCAATGTGCTGTGCCTGTTCCTTGATTAGGCaacaaaagcattttaaacaggaaaacaagGAATAACCAATATTGTTGTTTAATCTGACTTTTCATATTAGTATTTATTTTGTGAACATTAAAATAATACCATATTCATGACAGTTTCACAGCTACTAGAATGCTACCATATAGTGTATGATTTGATCTTATGAACTGTAGCAAACCAAAAGTACCTTtcagttagaaaaaaatatgGTATTTGAACAACTCTGATTAGATACTCTAAGTGAATGGATTGCAAGATAACATGGAGTCTTAGCTGGTAAATGCTCATTGCTGTCCATCAAATTCTGTCAGCAGTCTTGTAACTTGGCATGAACACATTGTGGAATTGAATTTATTTTgcaatattatatatttttctttttctctgattgCTCTGCAGGGTCTacttttgcaaaaggaaaagagcATACCCCTGAAAAGCAGCTCCCAAATTCTTCACAGTCAAAACCCTATTCAGACAGCTAAAGAGCTTTGAAGTCCTCCATAAAGAGGGTTAAGAAAGTAAGTTTTTATATAGTATTTCTCAAAACATTTGCTAACTATCAACCAAGTTTGCTTTGAGCAAAACAATAAGTTAGACGTACCTGGCTGATAGAGGGTTTTTGCGTCCTCCGAAATCTTTCTATGTAATTGGGATTCAAATGTGAGCAATTTGAGGAATCTTCTCTGACTTCACAGGGGGTTTGTGGCATAGAGAGGCAGCCTGATGGAGGGGAGTCTATCTGCTTAATTTGCAGATGTGCTCCTGAGAACTCAGTCTACTGTGGCTAACTGGCTGCAaccgtttttttttctttcctctcttgtcTTCAGATGGCATAACAAGGAACCCACCACCAGCTTTAGAAGCTTTAACTCTTTGAGGTAGAGCCAGACCAGAGTGAAAGTAGATGTCTGTTACTTAGATTGTAAATGGTTTGCAGCTTGcactcctttttattttaattctactCATTGCTAAACTTGGCAAGCTCCTGATCTTTTTTGgaatttttcataaaaataaaacctgaagtAATTTTTGAGTTCAAAGAAAACATAATTCCAATACctagtaaagaaaaataaacccatGCTGAACGGATTGCtgtcctgctttccccagaaattCTCACAGATAAGTAGATTGTGACATTGAAATAGAGCAAAGGAAATGACAAATGCATGCAACCCAATGAATAAGGGCTGACTAAAAGTCTAATCCAAAGTCCATTGAAgtcattcaaaatgtttttttcttctacttcagTGGCCTTCTGATCAGACCTGAAAAGAATAGTAATACTTTGCACCTTTCTGTGGCATTTTTCATCAGTTTCACAGAGCTTTTTTCCAACAAAAATAATTAGGCTCTTAAGTCCTCTGGGAACATGTCCTTTCGACAGCTAGCAGTGCAGGGCACAGAGGATAATTCACTTGCATAACAGCACAGCAAATAAATGGAAGAAACTGGAAAACAACTCGCTCTTCATAGCTCCCTGGTTTTAGTGTCCTGGCCTTACTTCACCTACCCCTGAATTACAACATCTGCTGCGTAATATTTTAGAAAGACCTCATCTCCCATTTGAAACTGCTGTGAGAATATAAATAGGAAGATCTTGAAATGAAATTTGATTAGTAAAGGAAAGCAAACATAGCGAATGTTTGTGGAAATTGTCTTGAGACCTTTAAAAACTGTGATGTAGGTAGGATGTGGTGGTGTCTCATCTGAAATACAATAGCTCCAAGGCACTGTGTCCTGTAACATTCATATGGGCCTATTACTTTATTACTGATACAAGGATAAAAGTAGACTCTACTGCAGTGTTCAGAGCTAAAGAACTTCACTTCCACCAAATTTAAGGATGTTCAGATCAGGTTTATTTCTATTTCTAGTAGTGCCTGATGATATTTGACAGTTTCCTATCCAAGTGCTTGACATAGTCTGATCCTTGTTAGAGTGTGTGATCTACTGGCAGAAGACATAGAAATGtgtaaaagaaaaatttctcCCTCCTTGTGTCTCATTTAATATTTTagatttgttttattcttcttctGCCAGTTAATATGCCTTATCTTTAGAAATTCTTTTTCCAATTACTGTGGATGAGAGAACAGAGAAATTAAAGTTTGTTGGCAACAGCATGTCAGTTTTGGATGAGGAAATGGTCTGTCCAAGCTGGCCTTCTATAACTGTCAGTGACA
This is a stretch of genomic DNA from Apteryx mantelli isolate bAptMan1 chromosome 4, bAptMan1.hap1, whole genome shotgun sequence. It encodes these proteins:
- the RAG2 gene encoding V(D)J recombination-activating protein 2 — its product is MSLQMVSAISNSSLIQPGFSLLNFDGHVFFFGQKGWPKRSCPTGVFLLDIKQNELKMKPAIFSKDSCYLPPLRYPAICTLRGNAESDKYQYIIHGGKTPNNDLSDKIYIMSLVSKNSKRTTFQCIEKDLAGDVPEARYGHTINVVHSRGKSMSVIFGGRSYVPLGQRTTEKWNSVVDCLPSVFLVDFEFGCCTSYILPELQDGLSFHVSVAKNDTIYILGGHSLQNNIRAPSLYKLKVDLPLGSPAVTCTILPGGISVSSAVVTQIGDTEFVLVGGYQSDNQKRLVCNTIVLEDNKIEIVERETPRWTPDIKHCRIWFGCDMGKGSVLLGIPGDNKQMISDANYFYILRCRGAEEDEEEELTAQTCSQTSTEDPGDSTPFEDSEEFCFSAEASSFDVDDTDTYNEDDEEDESETGYWITCSASCNVNINTWVPFYSTELNKPAMILCSSRDGHWVHAQCMDLSETMLLHLSEANVKYFCNEHVDLNKGLQTPKKVGQLKKQPMKPLRKKKAMKLTPVKKSFLRRLFE